From the genome of Pontibacillus halophilus JSM 076056 = DSM 19796:
ATAAACGTTGAATAAGATTACAGCAGTCGAAAAAAATAAGAGAAAAGGAGGGGATGTAGTGGGTAAAGACCGACAACAGTCTAAATTAAAGAAAGAGCGCCGTGTCGAGAGTGACCGAGATACGGCTACTGCTTACAGAGAAGGACATAGCTATTTAGACACACCAGAAAAAGCTAAGAAAGATCAACGTCCATAAAAAAAACGCTTGGGAATCGATCGATTCCCAAGCGGTCATTGTTTCTATAAAGATGTGGAACGTTGCTCAAGCCATTCTTTGGAACGGCCTGTAAAGATATGAGGTTTCCCCTCAAGCATATAAGGCTCTTTCGCACCTAATACGGTCATTGCTACTTTAACCTCATCATGAATGTGCTGAATTTCTTCTACAACTTCATCCAACGAATCCTTCATGAGAATGCGTAACAGATGCCCGGCCATCCCAAAGGCTCTAGCTCCTAGAACCATCGCTTTCACTCCATCAAGTCCATTTCTCATCCCACCAGATGCCATAAGATGACTCTCAGGAAAGACATTCTTCACTTCTTTGATGGATATTGCAGTCGGAATGCCCCAATTGTTATACGATTCGAAAGGTTGCTTCCGGCGTTTGTTCTCCACTTTCGAGAAGTTAGTACCGCCTTTGCCCCCTACATCAATATAAGAGATTCCGATGTTCTTCAACTGTCTTGCAGATTCCATAGAAATGCCAAAGCCAACTTCCTTAATTAGCACAGGTACTTCAGACTGCTTTACAATCTCTTCTATGTTCCGCAAGCGATTCGTGAAGTCACGGTCACCTTCTGGCATGATTAGCTCTTGAAGGACATTTAGATGAATTTGCAAGGCGTTCGCCTCGAGCATATCAACGGCATCCTTCGCTTGGTCAGGAGTTGCCTCCGTTCCAATGTTGGCGAATACGACGCCATCCGGATTCTCCTGTCGAACAACCTCATAGCTCATACGCTCGCGCGGATCCTTTAATGCGGACATTTGAGAACCGACCGCCATGGCAATTCCTGTTTCTTTTGCTGCTTTAGCTAATTCACGATTGATGGAAGCAGTCTTCTCACCACCGCCGCCTGTCATCGCATTGACAAAAAGGGGCGAACTTAGTTCAAGTTCGCCCAGGTTGGTACGAAGCGATACTTCGTCCCAATGTATATCTGACAAGCTTTGGTGTATGAGTTCCACTTCATCGAAACTATTGACTGCCATCTCGTCTCGTGTAATTGCGTGACGAATGTGTTCAAGCTTTCTTCTAGATCGACTCAATGTTATCACCAATTATTTCAATTTGTTTAGTTCATCTCCGATAAAATCGCCAAGTTGGAATCCAGATCCTTCATCATTGCGTTCATACTGTTCGATATCGCGACGGTTTGAATCTTGCTCCAACTCTTTAATGCTAAGTGAAATGCGACGCTCGGACTCGTTCACATCAAGCACTTTCGCCTGTACCGTTTGTCCCTCTTCCAGTACTTCATCCGGCGTGCCAATGTGACGATTTGCAATTTGAGAAATGTGTACAAGACCTTCTACGCCAGGATAAATTTCAATGAATGCACCGAAATTCACTAAACGACGTACAGTTCCTTCCACAGTATCTCCTTGTGCAACTTTCGATTCAATGTCCTCCCAAGGACCAGGCAATGTGTCTTTGCGAGATAGAGAGATACGCTCATTGTCACGGTCTACAGATAGGACTTTGACACTAATCACTTGTCCTTCCTCTACCACATCTTGAGGCTTCTCTACATGCTCATGTGCAAGTTGAGAAATATGCACAAGACCATCTACACCACCAAGATCGACAAATGCACCGAAGTCCGTCAAGCGTTGTACTGTACCCTCAAGAACTTGTCCCGCTTCAAGAGATTGCAATACTTCTTTCTTCTTAACAGATTCTTCTTCCTCTACCACTGCGCTGTGAGATAGAATGACACGATTTTGCTCGCGGTCTAACTCGACAACTTTAAGCGAAAGCTCTTTGCCTTTGTACGGTTCGAAGTCTTCCACATAATAAGTTTCTACGAGAGAAGCTGGAATAAAGCCGCGTAGACCTACATCTACGACAAGTCCACCTTTCACGATGTCTTTCACTTCTGCTTGGAATACTTCCCCACTTGCTAATTTTGCTTCTAGGTCTTCCCAAGCTTTCTCAGAGTCAACTGCTCGCTTAGATAGAACGACTTCATCATCTTCAAGCTTCTTCACTTTCAATGTCAGTTCATCGCCTTCAGAGACCGCATCAGATGCTTTCTCAACGTGAA
Proteins encoded in this window:
- the rpsA gene encoding 30S ribosomal protein S1, whose translation is MDEMNQEMSEMTNLSVGEIVTGKVVKVEEKQVLVDIGYKVDGIVPISELSSLHVEKASDAVSEGDELTLKVKKLEDDEVVLSKRAVDSEKAWEDLEAKLASGEVFQAEVKDIVKGGLVVDVGLRGFIPASLVETYYVEDFEPYKGKELSLKVVELDREQNRVILSHSAVVEEEESVKKKEVLQSLEAGQVLEGTVQRLTDFGAFVDLGGVDGLVHISQLAHEHVEKPQDVVEEGQVISVKVLSVDRDNERISLSRKDTLPGPWEDIESKVAQGDTVEGTVRRLVNFGAFIEIYPGVEGLVHISQIANRHIGTPDEVLEEGQTVQAKVLDVNESERRISLSIKELEQDSNRRDIEQYERNDEGSGFQLGDFIGDELNKLK
- a CDS encoding YpzI family protein encodes the protein MGKDRQQSKLKKERRVESDRDTATAYREGHSYLDTPEKAKKDQRP
- the fni gene encoding type 2 isopentenyl-diphosphate Delta-isomerase is translated as MSRSRRKLEHIRHAITRDEMAVNSFDEVELIHQSLSDIHWDEVSLRTNLGELELSSPLFVNAMTGGGGEKTASINRELAKAAKETGIAMAVGSQMSALKDPRERMSYEVVRQENPDGVVFANIGTEATPDQAKDAVDMLEANALQIHLNVLQELIMPEGDRDFTNRLRNIEEIVKQSEVPVLIKEVGFGISMESARQLKNIGISYIDVGGKGGTNFSKVENKRRKQPFESYNNWGIPTAISIKEVKNVFPESHLMASGGMRNGLDGVKAMVLGARAFGMAGHLLRILMKDSLDEVVEEIQHIHDEVKVAMTVLGAKEPYMLEGKPHIFTGRSKEWLEQRSTSL